The genomic DNA ACACGGTGATCGTGTTGTTGCCGAGGTTGGCGACGGCCAGATCGGGAATTCCGTCGTGATTGAAGTCGCCGCACACCACGTCGCGCGGCTGGTCCCCGGTCGGGTAGTCGACGCGCGGGGCGAAGCTGCCGTTGCCGACGCCGCCCGAACCCTGGCCGATGAACACCAGCATCGAGTCGATCGCCGGCGCGGTCGCCACCACGTCCGCGATCCCGTCTTCGTTGAGATCGGTCACGATCAGCGAGGTCATGCTGCTGCCCGATGGGAACGTCGTGAGCGGCCCGAACGTGCCGGTGCCGACGCCACCCGAGCCGTTGCCGGGCAGCACGCCGAGCGTGGTTCCGCGCGCGACGATGAGATCGAGGATGCCGTCGCCGTTCAAGTCGGCGAGCGCGTCGGCGGCGAGCGAGAAGGAGAGGCCGACGGTTCCCTGCGGCGTGAACAGTCCGGTGCCGACGCCGCCCGAGCCGTTGCCGAGCATCACCGTGTAGCCGCTGGAACCTGCCGCCACGATGTCGTCGATGCCGTCGTTGTTGACATCGCCGTGGGCGAGCGCGCTCACGACGCTGCCGGCCGGATACGAAGCCGGCGCGCCGAGCCGCGTGCAGAAGTTGAAGGGCACGTCGCTGCTGTCGGCAACGCCCGGGAAGGCGAGGCTGGTGACGTAAATCTTGCCGAGCCCCGAGAGCGTGTTGGGCACCAGCCAGCGGAAGCTGCCGTTGTTGGGGGTCGAGGCGATGATGGTCTGGCGCGGCTGGCCAACCGGCGCGACCTCGAGCTTCACGTTGCCGCCGGCGTTGCTGGTCCAGGTGAGCGTGCGGAAATCCATGGTGCGCACGGTCTCGCCGCCGTTCGGCGAGTTGACCGTCACTGCCGGGTTGCCGATCGAGAAGTTGGCGTTGCTGATGTCGTTCGCGTTCCAGAGGCTGGCGTCGCTCACGCGGACCCGGGCCAGCGAGGTCGCCGGACCGACCACCGTCCAGTTGAAGCTCGTGCCGGTGAGATCGCCGGCGAGTGTTTCCCAGTTGAGGCCGCCATCGCGCGACAACTCGACGTTGACCGCCATCACGCCGGCCCCTCGGGTCCAGGTGATGGTGCGCTCGGTGCCGATCGCGAATCCCTCGCCGCCGTTGGGGCTGGTCACGGCGATGCTCGACGACAGCGCCGAGATGCACTCGCCGACATAGGTCTGCTCATCGTCGGAAGTGCTGGAGGCGATCGCCACATCCACGATGCCGTCTTCCTGGAAGTCCCCGAGCGCGAGCGCGGTCGGGAACTGGCTGCTCGTCAGCACCAGCCCGCCGGTGGTGAAGGTTCCGTCGCCGGTGGTGCCGGTGCCGTTGCCGAACAGGTAGACGACGCTGTTGGTATTGGAGACCAGCCCCATGATGTCGGGGCGCCCGTCCTTGTTGAAGTCAGCGACTGCGAGCCCGCGCACGCCGCCGCCCACCGGATACGAAACCGCGGGCGCGAAGGTGCCGTTGCCGACGCCCGCCGAGCCGTTGCCGAGCAGAACTTCGACGCCGGTCGCGGTGTTGCTGCCGATCGCCAGATCGGTGATGCCGTCGCTGTTGAAGTCGCCGGTCGCGATGCCCCAGGGGTTCTGGCCGGCCGGATAGTTGACCGCGGCGCCGAAGGTGCCGTTGCCCACCGCGCCAACGCCGTTGCCGAGCAGGATCGAGACCGAGTTGCTGGTCCCCTGGTCGTTGGTGACCGCCAGATCCCACCGGCCGTCGGAGTTGAAATCGGCGACCGTGACCTGCGCCGGCGTCAGCTGAGTCGCGTAGTTGACGGCCGCAGCGAAGGTGCCGTTGCCGACACCGCCCGAGCCATTGCCGAGCAGAATCGAGATGTTGTTGCTGGAGGCGTTCGTGACCACCAGATCGAGGATGCCGTCCTCGTTGAAGTCCTGGACCGCGATCCCGCTGGGATTGGTGCCGGTGGCATAGATCACCGGCGCGGCGAACAGGCCGTTGCCGACCGTGCCGCTGCCGAGCCCGAGCAGGATCGCGGCCCCGCTCGAGCACGTCACCGCCAGATCGAGACGTCCGTCCTGGTTGAAATCACCGACGGCGATTCCGCGCCCGCCGCCGGGCAGCGCGTACGTAGCATGCTTCGAGAATCGCCCGTTGCCAACCCCGGCCGATCCGAGCCCCCAGAGCACGAACACGCTGTCGGTCGATCCCACCGCGAGGTCCAGGATTCCGTCCTCGTTGAAGTCGCCGCTCGCGACCGACTGGGCGCCATTGATGCCGTTCACGCCGAAGTTGTAGCTCAGGTTGGAGCACACCGTGAAGGTCACGTCCGAGCTGTCGGTCGGCACGCCGTCGCCGTGATCGGAGACGTTGATGCGCGCGAGAGTGGTAGTGAGGTCTCCCGGCACCGTCCAGTTGAACGCGCCGTCATCGAACGTCGGGTTGCCGGGCAGGATCGGAAGGTGATGCACGCCGTCGGCGTCGAAGGTGACGTCCACCAGATAGCCGAAGTTGCTGGTCCAGGTGACCGGCACGATCTGGCCGGTGACGTAGGACTGCCCGCCGTTCGGGAAGGTGACCGTGATCGATGGGAACGAGGTGCTGCCCGACTGCGTGCGATGCGTCATGTAGACGTCGGCGTGCGTGGTGCCGTCGTTGCGATGATCCTCCCACACGAAGAACGCGCCGCCGGCGGCGTCGTCCACCAGCCGCGGCTTGTACTGCTCGCCGTCGGCCGGGGTGCCGTTGTTGAGATAGGCGTGCCAGATGGTGGCGTGGTTTCCATCGATGCGGCGGCCCTGGATGTCGTCGTCGGTGGTGCCGGCCGACTTCGAGAGATCGGTGTAGACCAGGGTCGCACCGCCGGCGTGATCGCTCGCCATCTGCAGCTCGTACTGGGTGCCGGTGATGGAGTCGATCGCGGCGCCGTTGGCCTCGCCCGCGCCGTTCCACTGCGTGGCGCCGCTCCCATTCAGGCGCTGGCCGTAGATGTCCTGCGCGTGCGGGAAGGTGTTGGGACCCGGCCGGTCGTAGTCGCGCGCGTCCACCCAGGCAACGATGATGCCGCCGGCGCCATCGCTCACCACCCGCGGCTGCGGTAGCACCGACGAATTGTGGTCCCACGCGGTGTCCACCTCGTCCATCACCCGGATGCCGGCGGCGGTGGTGCCCCACTGGGCGACGCCGCTGCCGTTCAACTTCTGGGCGTGGATGCTGGTGGTGGTGGTGACGTGCATCCAGGTGACGAACAGGCTGGTGCCGTCCCACGTGGCGCGCGACTCGGTGGCGGTGACGCCGGTGCCGGCCTGCACCACGCTGCCTTCCGCGCCCCACTGCACCGCGCCCGAGGAATTGACGCGGTTGGCGAGGATCTTGGAATGGCCCGCGGTTCCGGGCAGCGAGGCGCGCGCCGATTCCCAGGTGATCACGGCGCCGCCGTTGCCGTCGGACATCAGTTGCACCGTGAACGGGTCGTCGTCGGTCGTCACCAGCACGCCGCCGGCGGTCCAGGTGGAGTTCGCGAATTGATCGAGCTTCTGAACCTTGAGGCCGACGCCGTTCTCGTACCAAGCCACCAGCAGCTGGTCGTCGCTCGACAGCGCGATGTCCACGTCGTTGTCGCCGGAGGAAGTGAGCGAAGTGGTGACGCGCGCCGCCGAGAGCAGGACGCCATCCCGATCTACGCGCTGGCAGTAGAGACCGGGAGCGCTCACGCGCGTGTCCGACCACACCACCCAGCACCCGCGGAACCCGTCGCTGACCACGTGCGCCGGCCCCTGGGCGTTCCCGCCCTCGTTGATCTTCACGCCGTTCGCGCCCCAGACGCGCGCACCGGTCGAACCGTCGATGCGATTGAGCCGGATCGAGTCGTTCGAGGTCGGGAACGACCAGGCCACGAACGCCCCGCCGTCCATGTCGGGCGCGATGTTGCTGCCGACGTCGAGGAAGCTGTAACCGGGAATCTCGTCGACGCTGGTGTTGGCGACGACGTTGCCAGTGGTGCCCCAGGCGGCGAGCGCGGGCGGCGTGAGCGCCAGCAGCGTGGCGGCCACGATCAGCAGGACCGGAGCGACGAATCGGGTGGGGAATGGACGGCGAAGCATGCGTCATCTCCTCGTGCGATGCGGGACAAGGGCGCGCCAGGGGCGGCGCGGGGCCCAACGCCGTGTGAGACCCGGAAGCCCCTCGGGAATCACACGCCCGGCCCATGACTTGCGTGATGGGCGCGAGCCCCTAGACTCCCGGCCTCGATCCTCGCCCCGCCCTCGACCCGGATGGCCTCTCCATGACCTCGGCCTCAGCCACCGCACCCGCGCTCTCGGCTCGCCTACCGCGTGAGCTGGTGGAGGAGCTGTTGCATCTGGCGCGCTCGTCGGGCGCCGACTTCGCCGAGGTGTTCGGCGAGTACTCGGTCCACACCTCGTTCCAGCTCGAGGAGCGCCGCCTGCGCACCTCGAGCTACCAGGTGCTTCAGGGCGTCGGCATCCGGGCGATCGCCGGCGAGCAGACCGGCTACGCCTACGCCGACGGTTTCGCGCCCGGCGATCTGCGCGAGGCCGCGCGCGTCGCGGCGCGGATCGCCCGCGAGGGGAGCACCAACGGCGCGCCGATCGCGTTTCGGGTGGTGGACGTGAAACCGCCGTTCACGCTCGAGCATCCGGCCCCGGTGGCGCTCGACGAGGCGGCCAAGATCGCGTTGATCCGGCGCGCCGACGATCGTGCTCGTGGCCACGATCCGCGCATCCACGAAGTGTGGGTGTCGCTGGCCGATGCCTCGAAGAACCTGCTGGTGGCGAACAGCGACGGGCTGTGGGCCGAAGATCAGACCTATCTCACCCGCTTCTCGGTGACGGCGCTGGCGCTGGAGGGCCGGGAACGGCAATCGTCGTTCGCCGCCGCGGGCGGCTGCGTGGATGCCGACTACTTCGAGACCGTGCGGACGCCGGAGACGGTGGCCGGCGAGGCCGCGGAGAGCGCGGTCACTCTGCTGCACGCGCGCGAGCCCGAGGCCGGCGCGTATCCGGTGGTGGTGGCGCCAGGCTGGGGCGGCGTCATGGTGCACGAGTGCTTCGGGCACAGCATGGAAGGCGACTCGATTCGCCGCCAGACCTCGATTCGCGCGACCCAGATGGGCCAGCCGGTGGCGGCGAAGGGCGTGACCATCGTGGATTCGGGGCTGGTGCCGAACAGCCGCGGCTCGTTTCGGGTGGACGACGAAGGAACTCCGGCCCAGCGCACAGTACTGGTCGAAGATGGCGTGCTGGTCGGCTACATGTGGGATCTGCTGAATGCGCGCCTCACCGGCAATCGCCCGACCGGCAACGGGCGGCGCTCGAGCTACCGCGAGTTTCCGCTGTGCCGAATGACCAACACCTACATCGAGCCCGGCCCGCATTCGCCCGAGTCGCTGATCGGCGAGGTCAGGCGCGGCCTCTACTGCAAGACGCTGGGCGGGGGCTCGGTCAATCCCGCCGACGGCAATTTCTCGTTCCAGGTGACCGAAGCGGTGCGGATCGAGAACGGCCGGCTCACCGAGCCGGTGCGGAACGCCACGCTGGCCGGCAACGGCAACGACGCGATGCTCAAGATCGACGCGGTCGGCAACGACCTCGAGATCGACGGCACCACGGGTTCATGCGGAAAGGACGGACAGTGGAAGCCGGTCGGCGTCGGGCAGCCCACGGTGCGCTTCACCGCGATCACCGTGGGCGGGACGGCCACGTGAGCGCGCCGGCGGTGGCGGACGCGCGGGTCGACCGCGCGCTGCTCGATCTGGCCGAGGACGCCGTGCAACGCGCGTTGCGCGCCGGCGCCGATCAGGCCGAGGCGTGCGTGGAGAGCTCGCGCTCGTTCCGGGTCAAGGTTCAGAACGGCGCGATCGACAGCCTGAAGCAGAGCGGCACGCGCGGGCTCGGCCTGCGGGT from Candidatus Sulfotelmatobacter sp. includes the following:
- a CDS encoding VCBS repeat-containing protein, producing MLRRPFPTRFVAPVLLIVAATLLALTPPALAAWGTTGNVVANTSVDEIPGYSFLDVGSNIAPDMDGGAFVAWSFPTSNDSIRLNRIDGSTGARVWGANGVKINEGGNAQGPAHVVSDGFRGCWVVWSDTRVSAPGLYCQRVDRDGVLLSAARVTTSLTSSGDNDVDIALSSDDQLLVAWYENGVGLKVQKLDQFANSTWTAGGVLVTTDDDPFTVQLMSDGNGGAVITWESARASLPGTAGHSKILANRVNSSGAVQWGAEGSVVQAGTGVTATESRATWDGTSLFVTWMHVTTTTSIHAQKLNGSGVAQWGTTAAGIRVMDEVDTAWDHNSSVLPQPRVVSDGAGGIIVAWVDARDYDRPGPNTFPHAQDIYGQRLNGSGATQWNGAGEANGAAIDSITGTQYELQMASDHAGGATLVYTDLSKSAGTTDDDIQGRRIDGNHATIWHAYLNNGTPADGEQYKPRLVDDAAGGAFFVWEDHRNDGTTHADVYMTHRTQSGSTSFPSITVTFPNGGQSYVTGQIVPVTWTSNFGYLVDVTFDADGVHHLPILPGNPTFDDGAFNWTVPGDLTTTLARINVSDHGDGVPTDSSDVTFTVCSNLSYNFGVNGINGAQSVASGDFNEDGILDLAVGSTDSVFVLWGLGSAGVGNGRFSKHATYALPGGGRGIAVGDFNQDGRLDLAVTCSSGAAILLGLGSGTVGNGLFAAPVIYATGTNPSGIAVQDFNEDGILDLVVTNASSNNISILLGNGSGGVGNGTFAAAVNYATQLTPAQVTVADFNSDGRWDLAVTNDQGTSNSVSILLGNGVGAVGNGTFGAAVNYPAGQNPWGIATGDFNSDGITDLAIGSNTATGVEVLLGNGSAGVGNGTFAPAVSYPVGGGVRGLAVADFNKDGRPDIMGLVSNTNSVVYLFGNGTGTTGDGTFTTGGLVLTSSQFPTALALGDFQEDGIVDVAIASSTSDDEQTYVGECISALSSSIAVTSPNGGEGFAIGTERTITWTRGAGVMAVNVELSRDGGLNWETLAGDLTGTSFNWTVVGPATSLARVRVSDASLWNANDISNANFSIGNPAVTVNSPNGGETVRTMDFRTLTWTSNAGGNVKLEVAPVGQPRQTIIASTPNNGSFRWLVPNTLSGLGKIYVTSLAFPGVADSSDVPFNFCTRLGAPASYPAGSVVSALAHGDVNNDGIDDIVAAGSSGYTVMLGNGSGGVGTGLFTPQGTVGLSFSLAADALADLNGDGILDLIVARGTTLGVLPGNGSGGVGTGTFGPLTTFPSGSSMTSLIVTDLNEDGIADVVATAPAIDSMLVFIGQGSGGVGNGSFAPRVDYPTGDQPRDVVCGDFNHDGIPDLAVANLGNNTITVFIGQGGGGVGNGTLVPFQTVATLTGPSKLALGDFDLDGRLDLIAINGTTLSFHKGNGIGPIGDGTFGAGATASLPHTGTTCVAVANFDFDQYPDLLVAGGASNIASALQNGGLTTFPSLGDFAVGAKPTAIITGDFNQDGALDIATSQQGSNDVSVVLGNDCDPSFPGSLITVTSPNGGETLPIGVARSITFTRDPEATEVDVELSRDNGRHWQSIAHAISDNAFTWNVVGPATDSALVRVHDSAVPTWSDVSDAPFHIGVSTTAVRDGVKPVAASFSRPWPNPTRGEVRFELALPHDAEVSVDVYDVNGRHVSSLASGA
- a CDS encoding TldD/PmbA family protein; this encodes MTSASATAPALSARLPRELVEELLHLARSSGADFAEVFGEYSVHTSFQLEERRLRTSSYQVLQGVGIRAIAGEQTGYAYADGFAPGDLREAARVAARIAREGSTNGAPIAFRVVDVKPPFTLEHPAPVALDEAAKIALIRRADDRARGHDPRIHEVWVSLADASKNLLVANSDGLWAEDQTYLTRFSVTALALEGRERQSSFAAAGGCVDADYFETVRTPETVAGEAAESAVTLLHAREPEAGAYPVVVAPGWGGVMVHECFGHSMEGDSIRRQTSIRATQMGQPVAAKGVTIVDSGLVPNSRGSFRVDDEGTPAQRTVLVEDGVLVGYMWDLLNARLTGNRPTGNGRRSSYREFPLCRMTNTYIEPGPHSPESLIGEVRRGLYCKTLGGGSVNPADGNFSFQVTEAVRIENGRLTEPVRNATLAGNGNDAMLKIDAVGNDLEIDGTTGSCGKDGQWKPVGVGQPTVRFTAITVGGTAT